The Treponema medium genome has a window encoding:
- a CDS encoding M3 family oligoendopeptidase, translated as MNTPEMKQFTALPYTRPDMEALKTAFKKAEQQFEAAHSAAEQIALIDEVQKLKSHYQTMQTLAEIRHSIDTRDGFYDAENTFFDESNPFYIEMTNNFNKKLLASSFRQELEKELGTHIFAMTELDMKVFSPSIMEDLAEENKLTSSYDKLIASAEIEFAGEKRTLAQLTPFMQDQDRATRKQAAKAYYGFFAENEAEFDSIYDNLVKVRTRIAKKLGYKNFVQLGYDRMGRTDYNAEMVAAYRNQIYREIVPIAVNLRKRQAKRLGLERLYYYDEPLEYTTGNAIPHGNPDWILANAKKMYAELSPETDEFFTFMTSHQMLDVLAKKGKAAGGYCTTIPDYKAPFIFANFNNTQHDVEVMTHEAGHAFQAYQSRNARLLEYVWPTYEACEIHSMSMEFFTWPWMNLFFEEQTDKFRFTHLSGALLFLPYGVTVDEFQHWVYEHPEASPAERKVAWRSIEKKYLPERDYDDNDFLNRGGYWMRQGHIFSTPFYYIDYTLAQVCALQFWAKSLSDRKTAWADYLRLCKAGGRDSFLRLVELANLKNPFKEGCIASVVPACTGWLNSINDSAF; from the coding sequence ATGAATACACCGGAAATGAAGCAGTTTACCGCCCTTCCCTATACCCGCCCCGATATGGAGGCATTAAAAACAGCATTTAAAAAAGCTGAACAGCAGTTTGAAGCCGCACATTCGGCAGCAGAGCAGATCGCTCTTATCGACGAAGTACAAAAGCTTAAATCTCATTATCAAACTATGCAAACCCTTGCAGAAATACGGCACAGTATCGACACCCGCGACGGTTTTTACGATGCCGAAAATACGTTTTTTGATGAATCAAATCCGTTTTATATCGAAATGACCAATAACTTTAATAAAAAGCTGCTTGCATCATCCTTCCGTCAAGAACTGGAAAAAGAACTTGGAACACATATCTTTGCAATGACCGAACTTGATATGAAGGTGTTTTCACCCTCTATTATGGAAGATTTAGCGGAAGAAAACAAACTTACCAGCAGCTACGACAAACTGATCGCTTCGGCAGAAATCGAATTTGCAGGAGAGAAACGCACGCTCGCGCAGCTGACTCCTTTTATGCAGGATCAAGACCGTGCAACACGGAAACAAGCGGCAAAAGCCTACTACGGTTTTTTTGCAGAGAATGAAGCAGAATTCGATTCCATCTACGATAATTTAGTCAAAGTGCGCACCCGCATCGCAAAAAAACTCGGATACAAAAACTTCGTGCAGCTCGGATATGACCGGATGGGCAGAACCGACTACAATGCCGAGATGGTTGCTGCCTATCGGAATCAAATCTACCGCGAAATTGTGCCGATAGCCGTGAACTTACGAAAGCGGCAGGCAAAGCGGTTGGGGTTGGAACGGCTGTACTACTATGATGAACCGCTTGAATATACCACCGGCAATGCGATTCCCCATGGCAATCCCGATTGGATTTTGGCGAACGCTAAAAAGATGTATGCGGAACTTTCCCCCGAAACCGATGAATTTTTTACTTTCATGACCTCGCATCAGATGCTCGATGTGCTTGCAAAAAAGGGAAAGGCAGCAGGCGGTTATTGTACCACAATTCCCGATTACAAGGCGCCGTTTATTTTTGCGAACTTTAACAATACACAGCACGATGTGGAAGTAATGACCCATGAAGCAGGGCACGCATTCCAAGCCTATCAGAGCCGTAATGCCCGCCTGCTGGAGTACGTATGGCCGACCTACGAAGCCTGCGAAATACACTCGATGAGTATGGAATTCTTTACATGGCCGTGGATGAATCTGTTTTTTGAAGAGCAAACTGATAAATTCCGCTTTACCCATCTATCCGGAGCGCTTCTGTTTTTACCCTACGGCGTTACGGTCGATGAGTTTCAACACTGGGTATATGAGCATCCCGAAGCAAGCCCCGCAGAACGAAAAGTTGCATGGCGCAGTATCGAAAAAAAATATCTGCCGGAACGGGATTACGACGATAACGATTTCTTGAACCGCGGCGGGTATTGGATGCGCCAGGGACATATCTTCAGTACGCCGTTTTATTATATCGATTACACACTTGCTCAAGTATGCGCATTGCAATTCTGGGCAAAAAGCCTCTCCGACCGGAAAACAGCATGGGCGGATTACCTTCGCCTCTGTAAAGCAGGCGGCCGCGACTCCTTTCTCCGCCTGGTGGAACTGGCTAACTTGAAAAATCCCTTTAAAGAGGGATGTATTGCTTCCGTTGTTCCGGCGTGTACGGGGTGGCTGAATAGCATCAACGACTCTGCCTTTTGA
- a CDS encoding flagellar filament outer layer protein FlaA → MKQGVVITVFVLMFAVVCTPLAAQDSGVNYQTYMVETFDSPESSEIAWNGIGSKFITEGYPILKYFDGMPNALRVMQSDSDKEYKFLGMQFKFNRQGDNWVDVYPTKGSGDDAAPYEIPLKGIVQRFDLWVWGAGYAYDLEILVRDCNGRIHTLPVATLNYHGWRNLAVTVPTNIQQRSRYLSQLKYMSFVAFRIRTQPTENVDDFYVFFDEFKALTNTRMASYDGFELENAKFDDADSNKEGGK, encoded by the coding sequence ATGAAACAAGGCGTTGTTATTACGGTCTTTGTTCTGATGTTTGCAGTCGTTTGTACTCCATTGGCAGCGCAGGATAGCGGTGTTAATTATCAAACGTATATGGTGGAGACTTTTGACTCCCCCGAATCATCAGAGATAGCATGGAATGGTATTGGAAGTAAATTTATCACTGAAGGTTATCCTATCTTAAAGTATTTTGACGGAATGCCGAACGCTCTGCGAGTTATGCAATCTGATTCCGATAAAGAATACAAATTTTTAGGAATGCAGTTTAAATTTAACCGCCAAGGCGATAACTGGGTCGATGTCTATCCGACGAAAGGCTCTGGCGATGATGCCGCTCCTTATGAAATTCCCTTAAAAGGGATTGTTCAAAGATTCGATCTTTGGGTCTGGGGTGCAGGTTATGCGTATGACCTTGAAATTCTGGTACGCGATTGCAACGGACGAATACATACATTGCCGGTTGCGACATTAAACTATCACGGATGGAGAAATTTAGCGGTTACCGTTCCTACAAATATTCAACAGCGGTCACGCTATTTATCACAGCTTAAATATATGAGCTTTGTCGCATTTAGAATCCGCACTCAGCCTACCGAGAATGTTGATGACTTTTATGTTTTCTTTGATGAATTCAAAGCATTAACAAATACACGTATGGCTTCTTATGACGGTTTTGAGTTAGAGAATGCCAAGTTTGATGATGCCGATTCGAATAAGGAGGGCGGAAAATAA
- a CDS encoding flagellar filament outer layer protein FlaA → MTKKYFTVAALLSALSLFAFAQENTRDGLDLDQIDASRIGVESAEQRLKEVSVDKFENEGSWTCSMSSDEGVIQGRLFDGAPKQKKPIPEEENLNLPDSKVYGTKVSFYRRGYNSFEVRAVKPIPVEGITKTVSVWVVGRSYPHVLKLILEDYMGQRFELYVGKLNHAGWKLMTVAVPPQNAAGTGIVQKDYHYGTSMGLKVVGFRIECNPWEAYGNYYIYFDDLRAVTDLYEVDMRDDDDMKDSW, encoded by the coding sequence ATGACAAAAAAATACTTTACCGTAGCAGCATTATTATCAGCATTATCGTTGTTTGCGTTTGCCCAAGAGAATACTCGCGATGGATTAGACTTGGATCAAATAGATGCTTCTCGTATCGGCGTTGAATCTGCAGAACAGCGTTTAAAAGAAGTGTCGGTCGATAAGTTTGAAAATGAAGGTTCTTGGACGTGTTCCATGTCTTCAGACGAAGGCGTTATTCAAGGGCGTTTGTTTGATGGTGCTCCAAAACAGAAAAAGCCGATTCCGGAAGAAGAAAACCTTAATCTCCCCGATAGCAAAGTTTATGGTACAAAGGTGTCTTTCTATCGCCGCGGTTATAATAGCTTTGAAGTCCGTGCTGTCAAACCGATTCCGGTCGAAGGCATTACGAAAACTGTCAGCGTTTGGGTTGTCGGTAGAAGCTATCCGCACGTTTTAAAGCTCATCCTTGAAGACTATATGGGACAGCGCTTTGAACTCTATGTAGGAAAGCTGAACCATGCAGGATGGAAGCTGATGACCGTTGCAGTTCCTCCCCAGAATGCAGCAGGAACGGGAATTGTACAAAAAGATTATCACTATGGAACAAGCATGGGCTTAAAGGTTGTAGGTTTCCGCATTGAATGCAATCCGTGGGAAGCTTATGGAAATTACTACATCTATTTCGATGATCTTCGTGCCGTTACCGACCTTTATGAAGTCGATATGCGCGATGATGACGATATGAAAGACAGCTGGTAA
- a CDS encoding RecQ family ATP-dependent DNA helicase: MNIINNKTPNGEIPYLFEQETALPDTESCPVIFESDNPEYSLEKTADAVSICAQTVFGIPALYPWQRLVIANILDAIHAAEAVEAAASSAGITASHTEPQYGQYATEPAGISTAPVGTALPQAEDYFPSGTGEPLSELYDEDGVLRGRQIVLLPTGAGKSLCFQVPALLLDKPTLIIYPLLALMSDQMRRMCEGNLEPVLFRGGQSGQERAAQYARLEGTDGKPPAKLIIANPEILMQEEVLNRIAKRGIAHLAIDEAHCVSEWGDSFRPAYQTLKQVIETLKPPAVTAFTATAGNEVLKRISELLFDGRAHLVRGESDRTNIAYYVRQCRVKAPALLQEVMQRQRPMVIFCATRNGTEQTAAFLRYTLRDRAIRFYHAGLQRDEKDDVEQWFHQHDSAILVTTCAWGMGVDKKNVRTVIHLNASPTAEAYIQEAGRGGRDGNPAQAVLLWSPEDKVRIALLPEKQRKRAEILVSFAESGRCRREVLLEALGEVRAVPLHAGDESIACSGCDICNGTALLYPQDEQELIKFVAANKRKFTASKLIRVLHENLPLWRAGDISSLVSQLIQEQKICPANAFFWKGALIC, translated from the coding sequence ATGAATATCATCAACAACAAAACGCCTAATGGCGAAATCCCCTATCTTTTTGAACAGGAGACGGCGCTGCCCGATACGGAAAGCTGTCCCGTGATTTTTGAATCGGATAATCCTGAATACAGCTTGGAAAAAACAGCCGATGCAGTTTCTATCTGCGCACAGACCGTATTCGGGATTCCGGCGTTGTACCCGTGGCAGCGGCTCGTGATTGCCAATATCCTCGATGCCATACACGCCGCCGAAGCGGTCGAAGCTGCCGCATCGTCGGCCGGTATTACGGCGTCGCACACCGAACCGCAATATGGACAATATGCCACAGAGCCGGCCGGAATTTCTACAGCGCCGGTCGGAACCGCGCTACCGCAAGCAGAGGATTACTTTCCGTCCGGCACGGGAGAACCTTTAAGCGAACTTTACGACGAGGATGGCGTGTTGCGGGGCAGGCAGATTGTTCTTTTACCGACCGGCGCGGGAAAATCGCTGTGCTTTCAGGTGCCGGCGCTGCTGTTGGATAAGCCGACACTCATTATCTATCCGCTTTTAGCCTTGATGAGCGACCAGATGCGCCGGATGTGCGAAGGTAATCTTGAACCGGTGTTGTTCCGCGGCGGCCAAAGCGGACAGGAACGAGCCGCGCAGTATGCCCGCCTCGAAGGTACGGACGGCAAACCGCCTGCAAAACTCATCATTGCAAATCCCGAAATTCTGATGCAGGAAGAAGTGTTAAACCGTATTGCAAAGCGCGGCATTGCCCACCTTGCTATAGACGAGGCGCACTGCGTTAGTGAATGGGGAGACAGCTTTCGGCCGGCCTATCAAACACTCAAGCAGGTTATCGAAACGTTGAAACCGCCCGCCGTTACCGCTTTTACCGCAACAGCAGGCAACGAGGTGTTGAAACGTATCAGCGAACTCCTCTTTGACGGACGGGCGCATCTGGTGCGCGGAGAGTCGGATCGTACCAATATTGCCTATTATGTACGGCAATGCCGCGTAAAGGCGCCTGCCCTCCTGCAAGAGGTTATGCAGCGGCAGCGGCCGATGGTTATTTTCTGTGCGACGCGGAACGGTACGGAACAAACCGCTGCGTTTTTACGCTATACGCTGCGGGATCGGGCGATTCGGTTTTATCATGCAGGCTTACAGCGGGATGAAAAAGATGATGTGGAGCAATGGTTCCATCAGCACGACAGTGCGATACTGGTAACGACCTGTGCGTGGGGCATGGGCGTCGATAAAAAGAACGTACGCACTGTGATTCATCTGAATGCGTCGCCTACTGCCGAAGCATACATACAAGAAGCGGGCAGGGGAGGGCGGGACGGAAACCCTGCGCAGGCGGTGTTACTGTGGAGCCCCGAAGACAAGGTGCGGATTGCGCTATTACCGGAAAAACAACGGAAACGGGCGGAAATACTCGTGAGTTTTGCCGAAAGCGGCCGCTGCCGGCGCGAGGTACTGCTCGAAGCACTCGGAGAAGTGCGGGCAGTTCCGCTTCATGCAGGGGATGAAAGCATTGCCTGTTCCGGCTGTGATATCTGTAACGGAACTGCGCTGCTGTATCCGCAGGATGAACAGGAGCTGATCAAGTTTGTAGCGGCAAATAAGCGGAAGTTTACCGCCTCGAAGCTTATCCGCGTATTACACGAAAATCTCCCGCTCTGGCGCGCCGGCGATATTAGCAGCCTTGTTTCGCAGCTTATCCAAGAACAGAAAATCTGCCCAGCCAATGCGTTTTTCTGGAAAGGAGCGCTTATATGTTAG
- the deoD gene encoding purine-nucleoside phosphorylase, whose product MSIHIGAKQGEIAERILLPGDPLRAKFVAENFLENARCYNEVRGMYGFTGTYKGIKVSVQGTGMGQPSISIYVNELFREYGVQKAIRIGTAGALQKDIPLRSLIIGMSAATNSGSNTLRFRGTQFAPTADWKLLKHAYDAAVRLGYNPLVGPIASSDVFYDELETWKLWSRYGLLAIEMEAAELYTLAAQYKRQALALLTISDNMVTNEETTAEERQTSFTAMMQTALEAIIAE is encoded by the coding sequence ATGAGTATTCATATTGGAGCAAAACAAGGTGAAATTGCCGAACGGATTTTATTGCCGGGCGACCCGCTGCGGGCAAAATTTGTTGCCGAAAATTTTTTGGAAAATGCGCGCTGTTACAATGAAGTCCGCGGTATGTACGGGTTTACCGGCACGTATAAAGGTATAAAGGTTTCCGTGCAGGGAACCGGTATGGGGCAGCCTTCTATTTCCATCTATGTGAACGAGCTTTTCCGTGAATACGGCGTGCAGAAAGCTATCCGTATCGGTACTGCGGGAGCATTACAAAAAGATATTCCGCTTCGTTCATTGATTATCGGGATGAGCGCTGCGACCAATTCAGGTTCAAATACGCTCCGTTTCCGTGGAACTCAGTTCGCGCCTACAGCGGACTGGAAGCTTTTAAAGCATGCCTATGATGCGGCTGTCCGCTTAGGGTATAACCCCTTGGTTGGCCCCATCGCTTCGTCTGATGTATTTTATGACGAGCTTGAAACGTGGAAACTCTGGTCGCGGTACGGTCTTTTGGCGATTGAAATGGAAGCCGCTGAGCTATACACCCTTGCCGCACAGTATAAACGGCAGGCGCTCGCACTGCTTACCATATCCGATAATATGGTTACCAATGAAGAAACCACGGCGGAAGAACGCCAGACATCGTTCACTGCAATGATGCAAACCGCGCTTGAGGCAATTATCGCCGAATAA